The Flaviflexus equikiangi genome contains the following window.
CCGCAGGCGCGGGGAACACACTGGATACCGGCCTTCTGTCTTGATTCTATGCTGGGCTCATCCCCGCAGGCGCGGGGAACACAACCCACAAGGAGACGCCGTGAGTGCCGACCGGGGCTCATCCCCGCAGGCGCGGGGAACACACTACTTCCGGCAGGCTAATCCATCAGCTGTAGGGCTCATCCCCGCAGGCGCGGGGAACACGGTTGAAACCGCAACTAACTGTTGCTCGTGAAAGGCTCATCCCCGCAGGCGCGGGGAACACCTGAGAGAGTCGTAAGATCCATGATGTGTGTCCGGCTCATCCCCGCAGGCGCGGGGAACACGGCCCAGGCATAAAAGCATTCGAGGGCGCCGCAGGCTCATCCCCGCAGGCGCGGGGAACACAGGGTGTCGGCCTACTGTCTTGATTCTATGCGGGGCTCATCCCCGCAGGCGCGGGGAACACATTGATGCTAGGACACGTGCCAGTTACGTCCTAGGCTCATCCCCGCAGGCGCGGGGAACACTTCAGTATGGTTGGGGTTGTGTGGGGCCGGGCCGGCTCATCCCCGCAGGCGCGGGGAACACAAGACGGATCTTGACTGGCTGGTCGAGCGGGGCGGCTCATCCCCGCAGGCGCGGGGAACACGCGGGATATAGGGAGATGAAACGGTGAACTACAGGCTCATCCCCGCAGGCGCGGGGAACACCTCGTTTTTTGAGGGCCTGTAGGGCGGTTTTGGGGCTCATCCCCGCAGGCGCGGGGAACACGTTGATGACGAAGAGTGTGTAGTCAGTGGTTTGGGCTCATCCCCGCAGGCGCGGGGAACACCGGCCGGGCAAACAGATGGGAGTAGTCGTCCGGGGCTCATCCCCGCAGGCGCGGGGAACACTTCTTGAACGCGGCCAACGCGGGTGTTGCCAGAGGCTCATCCCCGCAGGCGCGGGGAACACGTCGGCGTCGGCAACGACACGGGCGTCGAGGTCGGCTCATCCCCGCAGGCGCGGGGAACACCTGGTGAGCTCTACGCCCAGGTCCTGCCGGAGCGGCTCATCCCCGCAGGCGCGGGGAACACTCAGGGACTGGCTGTATCCGATCGTCGTCGCGAGGCTCATCCCCGCAGGCGCGGGGAACACATCTCTTCCAACATAATTTGTTCCCCTATTTAGGGCTCATCCCCGCAGGCGCGGGGAACACTCGAGAGTGTGACGCGGATCACACTGGGATAACGGCTCATCCCCGCAGGCGCGGGGAACACGAGGGCACGCGGGTCCACGTCCCCGCGAGGATAGGCTCATCCCCGCAGGCGCGGGGAACACACTAGGCGCGCTAGTGGTGACATCGACGTAGACGGCTCATCCCCGCAGGCGCGGGGAACACACTAGGCGCGCTAGTGGTGACATCGACGTAGACGGCTCATCCCCGCAGGCGCGGGGAACACTTCCCGCCGAAACTTGAGCCGCTAATGCACGTAGGCTCATCCCCGCAGGCGCGGGGAACACACTTTATCGCGCTCCCGCTCGGCACTTACTCGGGGCTCATCCCCGCAGGCGCGGGGAACACTTGATGAGCTGTCCGCCGACCATGGTGGCCGGGGGCTCATCCCCGCAGGCGCGGGGAACACGGACAGATCCTTGGCATAAGTCTCACGTCCATGGGCTCATCCCCGCAGGCGCGGGGAACACGACGAAGGCGCCCTCTCATTCTGCTAGACACAAGGCTCATCCCCGCAGGCGCGGGGAACACGCGGGTGCTTGTCTTGATTCGCTGGTTTCAAGGGGCTCATCCCCGCAGGCGCGGGGAACACGCTGATCCCAGGACCGCCGAGGCGTGGCGCGGGGGCTCATCCCCGCAGGCGCGGGGAACACCGTGTCCCCGCTAATGGACCATTGCCCCGGTGCGGCTCATCCCCGCAGGCGCGGGGAACACGACCCTTGCGGGAGCCGACCTTGGAGAGATGGGGGCTCATCCCCGCAGGCGCGGGGAACACCCCCACAGAGCCTCGAGGGTCGGCCGGATTCCCGGCTCATCCCCGCAGGCGCGGGGAACACGCCGCGATCGCTGCAGGTTCTTTCGTTGCGGCGGGCTCATCCCCGCAGGCGCGGGGAACACATACCCGCCCAAATCGCCGACCTCACCGCCCGGGGCTCATCCCCGCAGGCGCGGGGAACACAACGTGTCCTGGCAGTAGAAATCGTGAAACCACGGCTCATCCCCGCAGGCGCGGGGAACACCGCTGGGACGAGCATGCGGGCATTGCGGTTGCAGGCTCATCCCCGCAGGCGCGGGGAACACTCACCGGTCTTGAAACTGGTCTTGATGTCCACGGGCTCATCCCCGCAGGCGCGGGGAACACCTCGATGAGCTGCTGAAGCTCGGCAATTGTGGGGGCTCATCCCCGCAGGCGCGGGGAACACTGTTTTGGCTAGATCATGCGGGAAAGTGGCATGGGCTCATCCCCGCAGGCGCGGGGAACACAGTCGAAGCGGACTACACCATCATGTGACCACAGGCTCATCCCCGCAGGCGCGGGGAACACCTCAAGTCGCCACACACTTACTGGTTAAATAAGGGCTCATCCCCGCAGGCGCGGGGAACACTTAGGGCGAGTGCCACGAAGATCATCAACATGGGGCTCATCCCCGCAGGCGCGGGGAACACATCCCGGCAGGGTTTCGGCCATCCCGAAACATGGGCTCATCCCCGCAGGCGCGGGGAACACGGTTAGTAACTAAATAGGGGAGAACAAACTATGGGCTCATCCCCGCAGGCGCGGGGAACACTGCCCACGCTTTGTCCTCGTCGCGGTCGGTGACGGCTCATCCCCGCAGGCGCGGGGAACACGGACAGACCCTTGGCACAAGTCCCATGTCCATGGGCTCATCCCCGCAGGCGCGGGGAACACTGCCGGCGGATCTGGCCTGCCAGGTCGCCGGTCGGCTCATCCCCGCAGGCGCGGGGAACACGGCTCGGACAAAGCCAGCGAAGCCCTCGACGAGGGCTCATCCCCGCAGGCGCGGGGAACACTCGGGATCACCGCCCGTGCGCCTTAGGCTCAGCCGGCTCATCCCCGCAGGCGCGGGGAACACCCGGTGACCGAAACGCTGACCGCGACCGATACGGGCTCATCCCCGCAGGCGCGGGGAACACTGGACTGAGACTGACCGTATTTTGGCTGAAGCGGGCTCATCCCCGCAGGCGCGGGGAACACTCCGCCTGTGGCCGTGCGCACGTATGCGGTGGCGGCTCATCCCCGCAGGCGCGGGGAACACGGGTCTTAAAGTCTTGCACGTTAGCGCGAAGAGGGCTCATCCCCGCAGGCGCGGGGAACACCCGTCGCGCTTGATGATGGTGACGGGGAGGTCGGGCTCATCCCCGCAGGCGCGGGGAACACAAGTCGGCATCGGTTCCGGTGAGTATTTGAGGGGGCTCATCCCCGCAGGCGCGGGGAACACTGCCAAGAACTCATCCAGGAACGCACCCCAGGGGGCTCATCCCCGCAGGCGCGGGGAACACATCGCTTCCAGGGTCGCGGTGACACGGGTCGCGGGCTCATCCCCGCAGGCGCGGGGAACACCGTTTTGGATGACGGCGAAGATTGCCGCACCAAGGCTCATCCCCGCAGGCGCGGGGAACACGTCGTGATCCTCGCTCCTCCGGCCAGGTAGGTGGGCTCATCCCCGCAGGCGCGGGGAACACCGACCAGCAACGACCCCACAGACTGGGTGCGTCGGCTCATCCCCGCAGGCGCGGGGAACACTCCGAATTGTCGCCGGTATTTTTCCAGCGATCGGGCTCATCCCCGCAGGCGCGGGGAACACGTGCGGTCTTCGGGGATCGCGTCGAGCGCCACCGGCTCATCCCCGCAGGCGCGGGGAACACCTGCAGTATCAACTCGACAACTGGGACGCGATGGGCTCATCCCCGCAGGCGCGGGGAACACTTCAATCTTGTTCCACGTTGACTGCCCAAATGCGGCTCATCCCCGCAGGCGCGGGGAACACCACGACAAGACCTAGAACACGAAGGTCTCCCAGGGCTCATCCCCGCAGGCGCGGGGAACACAAAAACAGGCCGAAACGCAACCAACTGATCGCGGGCTCATCCCCGCAGGCGCGGGGAACACGTGGGGTCAGATTTCTGGGGTTCCGGCGAAGGAGGCTCATCCCCGCAGGCGCGGGGAACACAGGCGCAGGTTTTGTGTCACGGTCGTGGACGTGGGCTCATCCCCGCAGGCGCGGGGAACACGTGCCCTGCTCGTCACCGAACATCGCGTCCCAGGGCTCATCCCCGCAGGCGCGGGGAACACCTCTGAAGACGAAGGGGACGAAGGGTTGGATGGGGCTCATCCCCGCAGGCGCGGGGAACACCTGGTGCTGTCGCGCATATCGGCGGACAGCACGGGCTCATCCCCGCAGGCGCGGGGAACACAAGACGCTTGCGGATCAGAAGATCCGCCTAACGGGCTCATCCCCGCAGGCGCGGGGAACACGGCTCGGACAAAGCCAGCGAAGCCCTCGACGAGGGCTCATCCCCGCAGGCGCGGGGAACACACCGACATCGTTCGGGACATCGCCGCCAACGCGGGCTCATCCCCGCAGGCGCGGGGAACACCACGTTCGCGCTGGCTTGGTGGACGGTGGTTCAGGCTCATCCCCGCAGGCGCGGGGAACACCAGGACCGCAGTCACTGGCCGTGGGGCTCACCCGGCTCATCCCCGCAGGCGCGGGGAACACGGCATATACATATGATGTCTGACGTCTGACAACGGCTCATCCCCGCAGGCGCGGGGAACACGGCGGGTTTCGTAACCGTCAGGGATGCGGAATGGGCTCATCCCCGCAGGCGCGGGGAACACACTTCCTGAGCAGGGAAGTTACTGCCTCGGTAATGCTATCTCATTCAGTTGAGCAATTATGCCCTGGGACGTCGGTTAAACCGTTCGGCCCTCCTGTAGCCAGACGCCTTGCTCCACCCGGGTTTCAACTCGCTGCTCTCCTGCTCTGGTTTGGCCGGACGTAGCATGAGGGTCAGTCCATCAAGGTCGATGGGTTGCCAGTGATGATCTTTGACCTTGAAGCCAAGACCCTGTTCTGACTTGTTGTTCCAGATCATGATGGCACGCCCCGTGCCGGAGGCCTCCTCGACTCGGGACCACAGGTGTTCTCGGATGCGTGCGCTGACTTTGCCGACGAAGACTCCTGCCGATATTTCGTATAGCCATTTTGTTAGGTCTCCGCGTAAGCCGGTTGGACATGCGGAGAGGACGAGTACGATCATTCTTTCCTATCCGTAATTCTGTCCACTAGAGAGCCTGTTATCAGATCTTCCTGACCAGATCGACAGCGCTTCGTCGTACATGATCAGTGGCTCTTCTTTCGCGGTGGCCCCGTCTAGGAACAGGTCGCGCAGTATCTTGACAGCCCGCTCCATGACGCCTTCCGCCATAAGCCTGTCTCGCAGCAGCCGTCGAACGTCGTTGACTGGATCGACAGACCCGGAAGCAACCACATCGAAAGCAGCAGGTATAGTCGTCTCCGCCTTGAATAGATCGGCTACGTCATAGACGAAGCTCAAGTCATGCCCGACATGCACAAATCCTAATCCTGGTGCCATTCCCAGAGAGTGGATAACGGCCGCAATAACCCCGTAGAGACAAGAGTTAGCGCTCGATAGTGCCTGGTTGACCGGATCGGAGTCGGCGATGTCTCCCGCCTTATAGTCGCGCCGCACCCAATCAACACTGGTTCTTTGCGACTCTGCGGCGTATATTTTCCGGACACGTGCCCCTTCCCGGCCCCGAAGCTGCTGCATCGTGAGGTGGGATACATCCTCGTCCGGAAATCTCATTTCGTACATTTCGCGCGCAATTCGCAATCGGGCCTTCTGGCTTGAGAATGCTCGCGCTTGGGCTTCGAGCAGGCGCGTACTGCGGGCGAGGGGTCGGCCCGCCGCATAGCAGCGAACAGACCCCTCCCCCACCCAAATCACACTGGCACCAGCTGCGCCGATTACACTCATCGCAGCATGGGTGATCCGAGTTCCGGGACCCAGCAAGAGTGCGCCGATCATTGCCATCGGTATGTGGACGGTGCCCCGATCGTCGGTAGCGGTCAACGCATTCGAGTCCCGGTGGACTATGCATCGTTCCAAATACACGAAGGTCAACCGATCAGACGCCTTCGCGACATCCTGTGATCCAGGTGGAATAGCCCCGCTCATTTCACTTCCTGGAAAGCGTCATGAGCCCACATCCATATGCCTTGCCTCGTCCCAGGCCTTCGATGAGCGAGAGCCTCAGGAGATCTGCATCGACGACTTCCAGATCGCCGACAATCGTGACATGGCGTTGCGTGACCCGTGTCGTCCTGTCTGACGCTCCTTTGGAGAATGCTCGGTCTGCTCGCTTGACTACCTTGGCCAGAGGGGAATCTTCGCCCTCAGCAGTCGCGAGCACCTTGAAGCCCCAACGGTCCTGTCGCGCATAGAACCAGTCTAGCTGTTGTGCCTCTGTCACGTGGGGAACGAGTTTTCCACGACCCCCTTGGACCCGTAAGCGCTTGACGGGATTGACGGTGACTCTGAACTGGTACTCTTGACCGTTCTCAATGCGGTCGAGGAACTTACCGTACGCGAGGCTCTCACTCGGCGATGTGTCCCAACCTGCAGCCTCGACAATGTGTGCCATGTCCGGCTTCCGAGGCGATACGACATACAGCGTCGCACCGGATCCCGTTTCGTCCACGCGCCATAGGACACGTTCCTTCGCTGGGGTGCCATCAACCGGGGGAAACGATGACTCGACTGCTGCGTGCATTGCCCGAGGATTCGCGAGCAGCTTCCTTGCTTCGCGACGGCGGGAGTTGATCTGAAGCCTACTGAAATACATCAGCTCTCCTTAACCAGAGTAAAGAACGGATCGTCAATCTCCACACCATCGGGATTGTCGACTCGTACAGGTTCACATCGAACGACCTTTCGGGAATCGTAGTTTCGATCCGAAGGACTGAACGAACGAGGCACGTCGCGGACGATCTCTCCCTCCTCGCCCGGTCTCGCATCTCGAGAGAGCGGCAGGTACAGATACTTCTGCGCTTCCTTCCGATACCACTCGGTCGCTAGCCAGGGCGCGATGTCGAAATCTCGTAGAACGGTCTCGACATCGTTCTCGTCATATACTCCCCCGACGAAGTCCACCGGCACGGGGCAAGCACGCCTGCCCAGATATAGTGGAAAGCGGGGGGCCACGACCGCCTCCGCAAGAGTCTCGATGAGGCCGCTCTCTCCCGATATCGCGATGGAGAAAGCAGCATCGGAGAGATAGTGCCGCCACGATAGGGTCGAGTGTTTGTCCCCACGTGCTTTTGCCGTGTGGTAGTCGACGAGCAGACGCCCTGGTTGGTCGGTTCGAGTTCCGATGGTGAGCGCTACCAGGTCCGTTACATCTTCTTCGCGAGATCGGCCTAAGGCCGCCGCGAGAAGGCCGACAATGCCTGACTTGCTTGGCTCTCGACCAGATTCCCGTGTGGAATAGCGTGAGTTCACCGCCCAGGACTGCATCGGTCCAGAGGCTCGGAGGATGAGGGTGCTCATTCCTCTCCCTCAACCTTGTCACTCGGGATTACCGCTTCGACGACATCGCGCAGATTGTCGATAAGTTCACCGGCGCTGACCGATGAACCCAAGGCTTCCGCCTCAGATCGGAGGCTCGGAACAGCCGCTACCCACGAGTGGAGAGGGACGAGACCATAGGTGTCCTCCACGGCATTCGCCTCTGACGCAAGGGCGCGCGTGGCAAGCAGTCGCCTGTCCTGATCAGAATTCGCCTCGACAGGCTTTTCGAAGGCATTCACGTAACTCACCGGGCGGCGGTCGCGAACAGCCACTGCGACGACCTCGGGAAGTGTGTGCGACGCAAAGGTGTTCTGCTTCCCGGAAGGCAGCGCCTCGACGAACGTTGTCGCGAAGGCTTGGACCGCTCGAACGACAGCCTCTCGGGAACCAAGATTTGTCATGAGTTGGTCAACATTGATGGTCGCGTAGCGGTACATCGTGGATGACATCATCTCGATCGTTCCGATCATCCCTGCACCCGTTTCCTCATCTGCTCGGCTCATGTCGTCGACCGCCGTGTAGTAGTCGAAGTCCGGCAGGGCAGCATGTACGCCGAGGGCATGGGCAACCTGCGCAGATGCGTCAACATTGAGCGCCGCATCATCAGCCACCATGCGACCGAAGAGAGAAACGTCGATCGCATGCTCCGTATCGAGGACCTCCTGAACATCCTTCTTGGAAAGGGCAGATACATCGTCAGTATGCACGAGGAGTTCTGCAAGCCGGTCGACCTGGTGGGCACCTAAGAAGACGAGATACCCTGCTGTGAGAGGCTTCGGCTCTTCTCCCTTCTTGACCTTTGGGGCAGTGACTTTGAAGCCTGCCTTCGTCATCGCCTGCGCGGCCTTCTCAAGTGCGACGTCGCTGTCCACATCTGGATCGATTTCTGCCATACGGCGGGCCACGAGTTCGACGATGCGTTTCGTTCTGACTCCAAGCTCGGAATCGTCGAGGTGCTGGGAAAACGCCTTCCGCTGGGCGGCCTTGAGTGCTTGGGATGAGATCCTTTGCCGCTGAACGCCACCGAAGAAAGCGGTCTTCGGGGCGCCGTCTTCTCCCCGGTTCACGTTGCTGGGTGCAAGCGTGTGGAGTGCATGGAAATCGATAAATGTAGTCATGGTTTTACTCGTCTTTCAAAATAGTGGTTGGATTGGCTTCAGTTTGTGGTTGGGGCTGACGGTTCTGCCGGTGCCCAGGAGAATGCTCGATAGAAGTCTCTTCCCCAGGCGCGAAGCAGGCTTGGACGATATTGGGCGAATTGAAGGCGATAGATATCGCTCGCCAGTCGGCCATAATCCAGGCCGATAGCGTTCGTACTGGTACTGTCTGTCGCCATGAGACCGACAAGGGCTCGGAGATAGTGCCTGCGGGTGGGGAAGTTCGTCGCCGAAAGAAGAGCATCGTACGAACGCTTCGTCGAAGCGGTTCTGCCTCTCATGAGCGTTCCGGCAGCAGAACCGAAGCTGATACCCGGTATGTGCACTGGCCTGGTGTTGCCGCGCTGGTGAATTGCATACAGCGTGAGTGCGAGATGGCCGGCCCACTCTCCTGCGGTCGGCTCGTCTCTCTGCCCGATGAATCTTTCAGGAAGCGCTTCCAGAACCAGTTGCCACACCTCAGGGTTCTCACCGGGTTCCTCATCGACGGCGCGGCGCAACACGGCCAATGTGCGGCGCGCAGAAGGATTCTCGGCCTCCAGAAACTGTCTCTGAAGTATCGATACGGTTCTCCCGATGCCTTCCTGAAGGCTCTCGGCTTTTGTCTCCTCGTTCACGATTCTGCTCCTTGAATTTTCGTGGTTGACGATGTCGCCATGGCAGGGCTGGCGTCTCCCGTGCGTTTCGGCACCCCGGTCACTTCGTTGAGTTTCCGCATGATCCATGCCTCGTACCTCGCTGACGAGTGAAGCACGCTGTTACCGTTCTCATTTGTCTCCATCCAGCCGACTGCCGCATTTGGCCCAGCTGATTCGACTGCCGACGCGATATGTTTGACCGTCACCCGGCGCATAATCGTGCGCCACCTCTTAGAAGCTTCCTCCGCGCCGAGCTCAGGAGTGAGGGCCGAAACCCATTGGATGAACTCATTTTCGAGTGCATTCAACCAGGCGTGAATCGGGCCCTCGGGTTCGTCCTCTGGTGAGGCTCCGCCACAAATCAACAGCTGCTTGAGGAACCATTTCATGCTGCCTCTGAAGGACATGACACGTTCGACGGCCTGAACAGCGACGCTCCTCATCTCACCGCCGTCGCGCGTCAACAGTGACATACTGACAGGGATCTCGTCGAAGATCTCCTCGGTCAGGATTGCGTCTTGAGTACCGTAGACAGCGCCAATGAGCCGTAAACCGACTGTGTTGCTCTGAAACTCCCGGAGAAACTCCTCAGTCGCGTCATTCTCCATACTGTCGAGGATTGGAGCTTTGCGTCCTTGTTCGATGGGGCCACTGCTCTCCTGGAAGATTCCTTGGATGCCTCGCCAGACTGTCAGTTCGGCATCATGTTTGCGGGGGAAATGGACCTCAATACCGTTCTTTGACTGAGCTTTGGAATATCGATAGCCGGTGCCGGGATCGAGGAACATGTTAGAGACCTGGATCTTGTCCCCATTGGAGATGACGACCTTGGAGACCGTCTCCAATTCCTCGTCAACAACCAGGCGAACACGCCGCTGCTGCCAGGTCAGGAGGTCGACTAGACCGTTGGGTATCAGCGCCTCAAGGCTGCGCGGTGCAGATGTGTCCGGAGTTCTCTCCCATGGAGCAAGATCGCGCTCGCGTTCCTCCGTTCCCACAATGAGATCGACCATTGGAACATTCAGCAGGACAGTCTCTTTCAGTGTCTTGCCTGCAATTTGGACTGCACCGATCGCACCGGCCCATCCCGTTCCAATCCCATAGCCCTTGCCGTTCTTTACTCGAGGGTCTCCCACAGCTCCAGACTTGATACCGGAATGGTCGTAGGCGTGGAGGCGGATGAGCCAGCGTGCAGCGACGGCGGGATCGAGCTGGTTGCTCGTCTCCTGAGTCGACGTCGAGAACAGGCGCGGCCCGACGTCGGGCACGAGCAACGACGCATCCCGGAACTCATCCTTGCTCGTTCGAAGGTCCGCAACTTGATAGAACGGAGTTGCGGGATGAAAGAGATCGAATCGGTCCTCGTAGCGCTCCAAGTAACGTCGGGTGACATCTGCGACATCGACCGTCTTGCAGTAAAGCCATCGCTCCGGGAGGTCGAATGTCACGTCCAGATCGTCCTCCTCTCGAATGGCCCTGATGAATATCGCCTGGATCATCCGGAAGACAGCGAAGTTCTGAGTCTGGGACTCTCCGTCGAGATCCAAATAGTCGTCGAAGTTATCGAACAGCTGGTAGAGGCCTACGCTTTCGCTTTCGCCATCCGTTCGTCGCACCTTGATCCATTGCTCGGTCAAAAGGTCGAAACTAGCTCGTTGTTGCGTCATCATTCCCAGACTCCATCGTCAAGATCGTCATAATATGAATCCTCTATCCCTTCCTCGTTGTCCGCAGGAACCTCAGTCCCCTGCATCTCACCTATTTGTCGTAGACCGACTTCGTTGTCGTAACGCACGTATTTACCCAAGAGTTCACCCTCGAGATGGCGGTTTAACCGCAAGAGTAGCTGGCCCTTCAGACGAAAATCTGACTGCCATGCAGCCACACCGTTGCGTTCAAGTTCGTCGATCGCCCGATCGATTGAGGGGCCCGGCGGCACGAGCCATCGGGGCAGCCGAATAACGCTGGATGCCAGCACCTCAGCGATTCCGCGCGGAGGGACGGCTGACTCCCCAAGGACGATGTCATCGGGGATGAGCCACGGCAGAGGTGACAGGTAGCCGTCACGTTCCATCACCAGCAGCACCTCGATACCAGGCTCGATATCACGGACATGTGCAGATGCGCTGGTTTCACTCCTCGACGCATCCGTCTCGAGCATGACAGCGAGGGCGCCGCTAAGGCTTCCGAGACTGGAGGATGGCGGCTTGATTTGGAACTGTTCTGCCTTCTGCCGCGAATTGAGGACCTCGACAGTCTCTTTCGCTAATGCCGCGTCGTAACGATCGTGCCAAGAAAGCGGCACATCGAGGGCATCGGAGTATGTGCGTTCAACCAGCGAATCCAGATCGTGCATGAGACAGATCTCGTGCCCCACGAATGGCTGAAGCACAGCTAGTGAGCCGAGCAGAACTCGTTCTCGGTAGATGGCGACTGACCCTGCTTCGAACTCTGGAACATCATCCTCCCATTCGATTCCACGTATGTAGAGAGTGGGGTTCGCGAACGCACTCGGCCGGTCGGACAGTGGGCGCTGGTGCCGGTGGAGACGGCCCGCCCTCTGTATCAAAGCATCCGTGGGCGCCATGTCCGAGATGAGGACATCGAAGTCGATATCGAGAGATTGCTCGATGATTTGGGTTCCGACGACTATTCGTTTCTCCGGCCGGCCGGTTCCTCGGTGGGCTCCCGGCCCCAAAAGTTTGACGAGGCGGAGCTCCCGTTCGGCTCGGTCCGCGGCAGTGAACTGGGAATGAAGGAGCTCAACGTCGTCGCCAAATCTAGACTCAAGGCGCTCGTAGAGTTCTTGAGCTCGACGAACCGTGTTACAGACGATCCCGACGACTCCCCCGTCGGACTGCCAACGTCCATCACCGTCAATAATGGTCTCGACGTCGTCGGGAGCGAACTGGAGGGCAACTTTTCTGTGGCCTCCGCGTTGCACTATTCCTCGCTGCCTTGAGCCGTTGTGATCAGCAATCGTCAGCCGCGGGTACGGGACTTCGCCGTCGACGTTCTGAGCGGCCCGCGCAGCCTGTTTTCTTGCAGCCTTTTTGGCCAGGATCTTGGCCTGGAGGGCATCCACTCCACCCGCTTTGGAGGATCCCGGTACGAGATGGAGTCCGAGACCACTCTTGTAAGCGGCGACCAGCTTCTCTCTCGAACCGGATGCTAGTGTCGCTGACAGGACGATGACGCTTACGCCTTGAGCTGCCAGCCATGACAGAGTTCTTTCGAGGTAACTCGACGTGTAGACATCGTATGAATGAGCTTCATCGATGATAACGACCTTTCCCGAGAGCCCAAGATGGCGCAGCGTAACGTAACGTGTCGCCAGCGCTGCCATAAGGATCTGATCGACCGTCGTCACCGCAAACTCCGCAAGAAGACCTTTCTTGCCAGAGAACCACTGATGCGCAATGACGGAGGAATCACCGGAATCGACCGACCGTGTCTTCCGTATTAAGCGCTCGTATTCAGGGTTCAAGCGTGATCGTGAATGGCCCAAGAAGAGCGAGTGATTCTGCGTATCTCCTTCGATGACGGATG
Protein-coding sequences here:
- the cas3 gene encoding CRISPR-associated helicase Cas3', whose amino-acid sequence is MPPFRKRFGWSERTNLRPVQDSAVHAAASVSGPTLLIIEEEMGQGKTEAALLAAEMIAARTGAGGVAFALPTMATTDAMYTRLERWASSVIEGDTQNHSLFLGHSRSRLNPEYERLIRKTRSVDSGDSSVIAHQWFSGKKGLLAEFAVTTVDQILMAALATRYVTLRHLGLSGKVVIIDEAHSYDVYTSSYLERTLSWLAAQGVSVIVLSATLASGSREKLVAAYKSGLGLHLVPGSSKAGGVDALQAKILAKKAARKQAARAAQNVDGEVPYPRLTIADHNGSRQRGIVQRGGHRKVALQFAPDDVETIIDGDGRWQSDGGVVGIVCNTVRRAQELYERLESRFGDDVELLHSQFTAADRAERELRLVKLLGPGAHRGTGRPEKRIVVGTQIIEQSLDIDFDVLISDMAPTDALIQRAGRLHRHQRPLSDRPSAFANPTLYIRGIEWEDDVPEFEAGSVAIYRERVLLGSLAVLQPFVGHEICLMHDLDSLVERTYSDALDVPLSWHDRYDAALAKETVEVLNSRQKAEQFQIKPPSSSLGSLSGALAVMLETDASRSETSASAHVRDIEPGIEVLLVMERDGYLSPLPWLIPDDIVLGESAVPPRGIAEVLASSVIRLPRWLVPPGPSIDRAIDELERNGVAAWQSDFRLKGQLLLRLNRHLEGELLGKYVRYDNEVGLRQIGEMQGTEVPADNEEGIEDSYYDDLDDGVWE